One window of the Labilibaculum sp. genome contains the following:
- the pflA gene encoding pyruvate formate-lyase-activating protein codes for MLNVHSFESLGTYDGPGIRLVVFLQGCAFKCLYCANPDTITFEGGTPTPLEEIMRMARSQRPFFGKTGGVTISGGEPLWQAKELKILFKQLKEEGFNTCIDSNGNVLTDDVKELLQHTDLVLLDIKHINADWHQKITGKRNDTTLKFAKYLREKEVKMWMRYVLVPGYSDQPEYLHEMGKYFQDYGNIEKLEIQPYHKLGVHKYEHLNMEYKLKDVPENTLEQLQAAKNIFLQYFTEVIIN; via the coding sequence ATGTTAAACGTTCACTCTTTTGAATCATTAGGTACTTATGACGGACCCGGAATCCGATTGGTCGTTTTCCTTCAGGGATGCGCCTTTAAGTGTTTGTACTGTGCCAATCCCGACACCATTACTTTCGAAGGAGGAACACCGACTCCACTTGAAGAAATCATGAGAATGGCACGCAGCCAACGTCCGTTCTTTGGAAAAACCGGTGGTGTAACCATTTCAGGCGGAGAACCGCTTTGGCAGGCCAAAGAACTGAAAATTCTTTTCAAACAATTAAAAGAGGAAGGTTTTAACACCTGTATCGACAGCAATGGAAATGTGCTTACCGATGATGTGAAAGAATTGCTGCAGCATACGGACTTGGTCTTGCTTGATATCAAGCACATCAATGCTGACTGGCATCAAAAAATTACAGGTAAACGCAACGATACAACTCTTAAGTTTGCGAAATACCTGCGCGAAAAAGAGGTGAAAATGTGGATGCGCTATGTACTGGTTCCCGGCTACTCCGATCAGCCTGAATATCTGCACGAAATGGGAAAATATTTTCAGGACTACGGGAATATTGAAAAACTGGAAATTCAGCCCTATCATAAATTGGGAGTTCACAAATATGAGCACTTAAATATGGAATACAAACTAAAGGATGTACCGGAAAACACATTGGAACAACTGCAGGCAGCAAAGAATATCTTTCTTCAGTATTTTACTGAAGTCATAATTAATTAG
- a CDS encoding formate/nitrite transporter family protein, with the protein MSFQETKDVIEVLNHKPIAKTQQAFHSPAETVQVVNHTAEAKQKTPANKVFVLAILAGGYIAMGSLLALIVGGAMPGLAQTNPGLQKFFFGAVFPLGLILCAVAGAELFTGNTAYFIPSVLSKRMSFKVPLKNWGIVYIGNFIGSLIVAYFLVYLTGALLNSPSVDTAVNIAVAKTSNPFYKTFLKGIACNWMVALAMWLAYAAKDITGKILGIWFPVMAFVAMGFEHCVANMFFIPVAIFHGADITWMDFIVKNLIPATLGNIVGGGLFVGTAYWYAYDEK; encoded by the coding sequence ATGTCATTTCAAGAAACCAAAGATGTAATTGAGGTGCTCAACCATAAACCAATTGCCAAAACACAGCAGGCATTCCATTCGCCTGCCGAAACAGTTCAGGTTGTAAATCATACAGCAGAAGCAAAGCAAAAAACGCCTGCCAATAAAGTATTTGTTTTGGCAATCCTTGCAGGTGGATACATTGCCATGGGCAGTTTGCTTGCCTTAATTGTGGGAGGTGCCATGCCCGGATTGGCTCAGACCAATCCCGGATTGCAGAAATTCTTTTTTGGTGCGGTTTTCCCTTTGGGTTTAATTCTTTGTGCCGTTGCCGGAGCAGAACTCTTTACCGGAAATACAGCTTACTTTATCCCTTCTGTGCTATCGAAACGCATGTCGTTTAAAGTCCCTTTAAAAAATTGGGGAATTGTTTACATCGGCAACTTCATCGGCTCTTTAATCGTTGCCTACTTTTTGGTGTACCTAACCGGTGCATTGCTAAATTCTCCGTCGGTTGATACGGCAGTAAATATTGCAGTTGCGAAAACGTCCAACCCATTTTACAAAACTTTTCTGAAAGGAATAGCCTGCAACTGGATGGTTGCATTGGCCATGTGGCTGGCATATGCGGCCAAAGATATCACCGGTAAAATACTCGGCATCTGGTTTCCGGTTATGGCTTTTGTGGCAATGGGTTTTGAACACTGTGTAGCCAATATGTTTTTTATTCCTGTTGCTATTTTTCATGGTGCAGACATTACCTGGATGGATTTTATTGTGAAAAACCTGATACCTGCAACCCTCGGAAATATTGTTGGCGGCGGATTGTTTGTTGGCACTGCCTATTGGTATGCTTACGATGAGAAATAA
- the purT gene encoding formate-dependent phosphoribosylglycinamide formyltransferase yields the protein MLKKILLLGSGELGKEFVIAAQRLGQNVVAVDSYSGAPAMQVADASEVINMLDGDALDAVVARHQPDLIVPEIEAIRTERFYAYEKQGIQVVPSAKAANFTMDRRAIRDLAAKDLGIRTAKYLYAGSLEEMYAVVEEVGMPCVVKPLMSSSGKGQSVIKCEADIEKAWNIAGSKGRGDSGDVIVEAFVKFTSEITLLTVTQKNGPTLFCPPIGHVQERGDYQQSWQPAVISDADVKAAQDMAGKVTRELGGAGLWGVEFFICEDGVVFSELSPRPHDTGMVTLAGTQNFSEFELHCRAVLGLPIPEISLERVGASAVILAGMEGSHPYFEGLEKAAVYPKSDFRLFGKPTSREYRRMGVTLAYNSIGTDVFTCVDQAKEMAALISVKNK from the coding sequence ATGTTGAAAAAAATTTTACTGTTGGGCTCGGGAGAGCTGGGAAAGGAATTTGTGATTGCCGCACAACGTCTGGGACAAAATGTAGTTGCAGTTGATAGTTACTCGGGAGCTCCGGCCATGCAGGTTGCAGATGCATCCGAAGTGATTAATATGTTGGATGGCGATGCCCTTGATGCAGTGGTGGCCAGGCATCAGCCGGATTTGATTGTGCCGGAGATTGAAGCGATTCGTACCGAACGGTTTTACGCGTACGAGAAACAAGGCATTCAGGTGGTGCCGAGTGCAAAAGCAGCCAATTTTACCATGGACCGAAGGGCAATCCGCGATCTGGCGGCAAAGGACCTGGGGATCAGAACTGCCAAATATTTGTATGCAGGCTCGTTGGAGGAGATGTATGCTGTGGTGGAAGAGGTGGGAATGCCCTGCGTGGTGAAACCACTGATGTCGTCGTCGGGAAAAGGGCAGTCGGTAATCAAATGTGAAGCTGATATTGAAAAGGCCTGGAACATTGCCGGCTCTAAAGGCCGTGGTGATTCAGGTGATGTAATTGTGGAAGCTTTTGTGAAATTTACTTCGGAGATTACCTTGCTGACAGTAACACAAAAGAATGGACCAACCTTATTTTGCCCGCCGATAGGTCATGTTCAGGAACGTGGCGATTATCAGCAAAGCTGGCAGCCGGCAGTAATTTCTGATGCAGATGTAAAAGCGGCTCAGGATATGGCCGGGAAAGTAACCAGGGAACTGGGAGGAGCTGGTCTTTGGGGAGTTGAGTTCTTTATTTGCGAAGATGGAGTTGTTTTTTCCGAATTATCGCCCCGTCCGCACGATACAGGAATGGTAACACTGGCAGGCACACAAAATTTCAGTGAATTCGAACTGCACTGCCGTGCCGTACTGGGTTTGCCTATTCCGGAAATCAGCTTGGAAAGAGTGGGAGCGAGTGCCGTTATTTTGGCCGGTATGGAAGGATCTCATCCTTATTTTGAAGGATTGGAGAAAGCGGCAGTTTATCCGAAATCAGATTTTCGTTTGTTTGGCAAGCCAACCAGCCGCGAATACCGCCGCATGGGAGTGACATTGGCATACAATTCTATCGGTACAGATGTTTTTACCTGCGTAGATCAGGCCAAAGAAATGGCTGCTTTAATTTCGGTGAAGAATAAGTAA
- a CDS encoding group 1 truncated hemoglobin codes for MSGTLYERLGGKEGIAKIANDVVDLHLLNPAISVRFKNAKADVKAMKNGAATFLMAGTGGPDLYKGADMRTTHKGMNVSEKEFVEVMADVMKAMDMSNTGQREKEEVLFVLFSMREEIVAV; via the coding sequence ATGAGCGGAACACTTTACGAACGGTTAGGCGGAAAAGAGGGAATTGCCAAAATTGCCAATGATGTTGTTGATTTGCATTTGCTTAATCCGGCAATTTCTGTCAGGTTTAAAAATGCGAAAGCAGATGTGAAAGCGATGAAAAACGGGGCTGCAACTTTTTTGATGGCAGGCACGGGTGGTCCGGATTTGTACAAAGGTGCCGATATGCGGACAACACACAAGGGAATGAATGTCAGCGAAAAGGAGTTTGTTGAGGTTATGGCCGACGTGATGAAAGCTATGGATATGAGTAATACCGGTCAGCGCGAAAAGGAAGAAGTACTCTTTGTTCTTTTTAGCATGAGAGAGGAAATTGTTGCTGTATAG
- a CDS encoding helix-turn-helix transcriptional regulator, giving the protein MNRIKEVLEEKGIKQTWLADKLGKSYNMVNAYVQNRQQPRLEIFTEIAKILDVDIKDLIVSTKK; this is encoded by the coding sequence ATGAATAGAATAAAAGAAGTACTTGAGGAGAAAGGTATAAAGCAGACTTGGTTAGCTGACAAGTTGGGTAAAAGTTATAACATGGTAAATGCATACGTGCAAAACCGACAACAACCCCGACTTGAAATTTTTACCGAAATTGCTAAAATTTTGGATGTCGATATAAAAGACTTAATTGTCTCAACTAAAAAATAA
- the dcm gene encoding DNA (cytosine-5-)-methyltransferase — protein MEDKIDIKFIDLFAGLGGIRLGMQQAASELGLTTKCVFTSEIKESAIKALNINFPNENITPKDITKVDAKEIPSFNILLGGFPCQAFSYAGKQRGFTDTRGTLFFEIERILAFHFKNVDGFILENVEGLIVHDKEKRTDKIGRTLTVIFNILENKLGFNVEYAMLDSSDFGVAQTRKRVFIVGCKKKYGKIDMNFIPKPKSVVKDHLIYNQSTLNNEFTQKLLSHYKPKDLNGKFLKDKRGGKLNIHSWDFEYKGSVSSNQKELLDLLFKQRRRKAWAKEIGIDWMDGMPLTKEQIETFFPHTDLQSILDDLVAKKYLVLEHPKRKVITEVDGNSYSERIADVTLPKGYNIVTGKLSFPISHILDSDSKAPTMVAMDMNAIGVIDGEGLRHLSLQEGLGLFGYPESYTLEEFQNNNKSIRFGYDLLGNSVCVPVVKDVALRLLTKIFK, from the coding sequence ATGGAAGATAAAATAGATATTAAATTTATTGATTTATTTGCAGGACTTGGAGGAATAAGGCTTGGAATGCAGCAGGCTGCTAGTGAGTTAGGTCTTACAACTAAATGTGTTTTTACTTCCGAAATTAAGGAAAGTGCTATTAAAGCTCTAAATATTAATTTTCCGAATGAAAACATAACCCCTAAAGACATAACAAAGGTTGATGCCAAAGAAATACCATCATTTAATATTTTACTAGGAGGCTTTCCTTGTCAAGCTTTTAGTTATGCTGGCAAGCAAAGGGGATTTACAGATACTAGAGGAACTCTTTTCTTTGAAATAGAACGCATATTAGCATTCCATTTTAAAAATGTTGATGGTTTTATTCTTGAGAACGTAGAAGGTTTAATTGTACATGATAAAGAAAAACGTACTGATAAAATTGGTAGAACACTAACAGTAATTTTTAATATTCTAGAAAATAAGCTAGGTTTCAATGTTGAATATGCTATGCTAGATTCGTCTGATTTTGGAGTTGCACAAACTCGTAAACGAGTATTTATAGTTGGGTGTAAAAAGAAATATGGTAAAATCGATATGAATTTTATTCCTAAACCAAAATCAGTTGTTAAAGACCATTTAATTTATAACCAGTCAACTCTAAACAATGAATTTACACAAAAGCTGTTAAGCCATTATAAGCCGAAAGATTTGAATGGTAAATTCTTGAAGGATAAAAGAGGTGGGAAGCTGAATATACATAGTTGGGATTTTGAATATAAAGGTTCAGTATCGTCTAATCAAAAAGAGCTTTTAGATTTACTTTTCAAACAACGTAGACGAAAGGCTTGGGCAAAAGAGATTGGAATTGATTGGATGGATGGAATGCCACTTACAAAAGAACAAATAGAAACCTTCTTTCCTCATACAGACTTACAATCTATACTCGATGACCTTGTTGCAAAGAAATACCTCGTTCTAGAACATCCAAAAAGGAAAGTAATTACTGAGGTGGATGGAAACTCTTATTCTGAAAGAATCGCAGATGTAACATTACCCAAGGGTTACAATATAGTTACAGGAAAGTTATCATTCCCTATTAGCCATATATTAGATTCTGATAGCAAGGCACCAACAATGGTGGCTATGGATATGAACGCGATTGGTGTTATTGATGGTGAAGGGTTGAGACATCTGTCCCTTCAAGAAGGCTTAGGTTTATTTGGATATCCAGAATCGTACACTCTTGAAGAATTTCAGAATAACAATAAATCAATAAGGTTTGGATATGATTTATTAGGTAATTCTGTGTGCGTACCAGTTGTAAAAGATGTTGCATTAAGACTACTAACAAAAATTTTCAAATAA
- a CDS encoding DpnII family type II restriction endonuclease, whose protein sequence is MEKLAYKEALKTTTMFLCDSKIEAYYENYLNSEIKILKETLSDIGTQHGLKSFIKSDNDSIDKIITLLGISVEKFKRVVSWIRLTKGYTFESEWSTKKLRSELVSKPSLMEEYCELFSSGYVSSKFSAIIPKFILHDFRIDNNTIERLKNDDYIRSLVKDKITTAYNLRYHDLYVNKLNVKIRQIADEYGLNYSCIDIPNFTNKQLNTISLNNKHIIVNSSFYLTTSSKQTEYYKKIIQPIVQDSQAYPNTRVLNILDGAGWIARNSDFQKIYRDCDYFLNLKTIGKLNSIIREFFNLD, encoded by the coding sequence ATGGAAAAGTTAGCATATAAAGAGGCTCTTAAAACAACTACAATGTTTTTATGTGACAGTAAAATTGAAGCCTATTATGAAAATTACCTTAATTCAGAGATAAAAATTTTAAAGGAAACCCTTTCAGATATAGGTACTCAGCATGGGCTTAAATCATTTATAAAGAGTGATAATGATTCAATTGATAAAATAATTACTCTCTTAGGAATAAGTGTCGAAAAGTTTAAAAGAGTAGTTTCATGGATTAGATTAACAAAAGGTTATACTTTTGAATCAGAGTGGTCAACTAAGAAATTACGTTCTGAATTAGTTTCTAAACCGAGTTTGATGGAAGAATATTGTGAGCTTTTTTCTTCTGGCTATGTTAGTTCAAAATTCTCTGCAATAATTCCGAAATTTATTTTACATGATTTTCGAATTGATAACAATACTATTGAAAGGCTAAAAAATGATGATTATATCAGAAGTCTAGTTAAAGATAAAATTACTACGGCATATAATCTACGATATCATGATTTATATGTGAATAAACTTAATGTAAAAATTAGACAAATTGCAGATGAATATGGGCTAAACTATAGTTGCATAGATATACCGAACTTCACTAACAAACAGCTAAATACAATTTCATTAAATAACAAACATATAATAGTAAACTCAAGTTTTTATCTTACAACAAGCTCGAAACAAACTGAATATTACAAAAAAATAATTCAACCTATAGTTCAAGATTCTCAAGCCTATCCTAATACCAGGGTTTTAAACATTCTGGATGGTGCCGGTTGGATTGCTCGTAATTCTGATTTTCAAAAGATTTATAGAGATTGTGACTACTTTTTAAATCTAAAAACAATAGGTAAACTAAACAGTATAATAAGAGAATTCTTTAATCTAGACTAA
- a CDS encoding DEAD/DEAH box helicase, which produces MQLNISVNDKSKYLVTGAVSELLRNRRSKMLLRTKLSYEVKDDSIIINSTDSIERVAELLSLAAKYIDADVNYDTQINSDIKLFREKEQLFEEFSNKANDIKANNCIKEDFEIFTTILTQNMTERRLYPLQLLSAYHLAFSQSGCNFSVPGAGKTSIVYGAYTYLSNLSSDNSKHVDKIVIIGPLSAFGPWELEFEECFGRKANCKRINGSLSAEDKKQYFYGETSELILISYASVVSIKESIQYFLSNHKVMVVLDEAHKIKNTSGGVISTSILELANFCSSRVILTGTPVPNGYEDLYNLFNFIWPKRNVTKYNVGQLRDMSNSMDDSRVNHLMNNIDPYYIRIKKQDLNIPKPIENAPILIPMSESQQRVYDFIEQRFVDEVNNTNASLHSSLVKAKLIRLQQVASNPALLRESLNRFAEENGDDFTTIEKEDSLIMQDVMRYYSDETPAKFIKCADIINQIIKENGKVVIWAIFIKTIELLKSYLNSIGIESRTLYGVTPVATDGMTPEDENYEFTREAIISEFHNPMCSYNVIIANPFAVAESISLHKVCHNAIYIERSFNCAHFIQSKDRIHRYGLPEDAITNYYYLLSKNTVDEVIDIRLKIKEERMLALIESSPIPLFDNIGDEGNEDIKAIILDYVKRKNRSL; this is translated from the coding sequence ATGCAACTAAATATATCTGTAAATGATAAATCTAAATATTTGGTAACAGGAGCTGTTTCTGAACTCCTCCGCAATAGGCGGTCTAAAATGCTTTTGCGCACCAAGCTTTCATATGAAGTTAAAGATGATAGTATTATTATAAATTCTACGGACTCAATAGAGCGAGTTGCGGAGTTATTAAGTCTTGCTGCAAAGTATATTGATGCAGATGTAAATTATGACACTCAAATTAACTCAGACATTAAACTTTTTCGAGAAAAAGAGCAGCTGTTTGAAGAATTTAGTAATAAAGCGAATGATATAAAAGCCAACAATTGTATTAAAGAGGATTTTGAAATTTTCACAACCATTTTAACCCAAAATATGACTGAACGAAGGTTGTATCCTCTTCAGTTATTATCAGCATATCATTTAGCATTTTCTCAAAGTGGTTGTAATTTTTCTGTACCAGGTGCAGGCAAAACAAGTATTGTTTATGGTGCTTATACCTATTTAAGTAATTTATCATCAGATAATTCAAAGCATGTTGACAAAATTGTTATTATAGGCCCTCTTAGTGCCTTTGGCCCTTGGGAACTTGAATTTGAAGAATGTTTTGGTAGGAAAGCAAATTGCAAACGGATAAATGGGTCTCTTTCAGCTGAAGATAAGAAACAATACTTCTATGGAGAAACTTCAGAACTTATATTGATAAGCTATGCTTCAGTAGTATCAATAAAAGAGTCAATACAATATTTTCTATCAAATCACAAAGTAATGGTTGTATTAGATGAAGCTCATAAAATCAAAAATACAAGTGGAGGAGTTATATCAACATCAATTTTAGAACTTGCTAATTTTTGTTCATCTAGAGTTATTCTTACAGGTACACCTGTCCCTAATGGCTACGAAGATTTATATAATCTCTTCAATTTTATCTGGCCTAAAAGGAATGTAACAAAATACAATGTTGGGCAACTACGTGATATGAGTAATTCTATGGATGACAGTAGAGTTAATCACTTGATGAACAATATTGACCCTTACTACATTAGAATCAAAAAACAAGACTTAAATATACCAAAGCCTATAGAAAATGCACCTATTTTAATACCAATGAGTGAATCTCAACAAAGAGTGTATGATTTTATTGAACAGCGCTTTGTTGATGAAGTGAATAATACTAATGCAAGCTTGCACTCATCTTTAGTTAAAGCAAAACTGATAAGGTTGCAACAAGTTGCATCAAATCCAGCTTTGCTTAGGGAATCATTGAATAGGTTTGCCGAAGAAAATGGTGATGATTTTACTACTATAGAGAAGGAAGATTCTTTGATAATGCAGGATGTCATGAGATACTACTCTGATGAAACTCCCGCCAAGTTTATAAAGTGTGCTGATATAATTAATCAAATAATTAAAGAAAATGGTAAAGTTGTTATTTGGGCAATATTCATAAAAACAATTGAATTATTAAAGAGTTATCTTAATTCAATTGGGATAGAAAGTCGCACTTTATATGGAGTAACTCCCGTTGCAACAGATGGGATGACTCCAGAGGATGAAAATTACGAATTTACTAGAGAAGCAATTATAAGTGAGTTTCATAACCCAATGTGTAGTTATAATGTTATTATTGCTAATCCTTTTGCAGTTGCCGAATCAATATCCTTACATAAAGTTTGTCATAATGCTATCTATATAGAACGCTCTTTCAATTGTGCTCACTTTATTCAATCCAAAGATAGAATTCATAGATATGGTTTACCTGAAGATGCAATAACAAACTATTATTACTTGCTTTCAAAAAACACTGTTGATGAAGTAATTGATATTCGTTTAAAAATAAAAGAAGAAAGAATGCTTGCACTTATTGAATCATCACCAATTCCATTATTTGATAATATTGGTGATGAAGGTAATGAAGATATTAAAGCAATAATATTAGACTATGTTAAACGAAAAAATAGAAGCTTGTAG
- a CDS encoding DUF3883 domain-containing protein, with the protein MLNEKIEACSEIADLDGLYFVWSNLLQGVTSIHSLTELRLHYKGKLNLNVDYAILLFEQLELVKFNGDGIFLRNISKDNSIDVNSYHAWFSRILLDFIIEEDIVSLDDIKYEAEIDKYVLPRHNISYKYACYRNLLIALEILEKCTGGNYYINELLSDLLAKQNSRKLKFTAESLLKKLEEQRIQGEKGELFVLNYEKRRLNTKKDISKIKRISILDVTAGYDIVSFNDINSNTIDRFIEVKSYNGKPHFYWSANEIQVAKIKSKNYCLYLIDINKISDCGYTPMIICDPVSYFDNNQEWISKPQSYLFKKII; encoded by the coding sequence ATGTTAAACGAAAAAATAGAAGCTTGTAGTGAGATAGCTGATTTAGACGGTCTATATTTTGTTTGGAGTAATTTGTTGCAGGGCGTTACTTCTATTCACTCTTTAACAGAGTTAAGACTCCATTACAAAGGTAAATTAAACCTAAATGTTGACTATGCGATTTTACTATTTGAGCAATTAGAATTAGTTAAATTTAATGGTGACGGGATTTTTTTGCGCAATATTAGCAAGGATAATTCTATAGATGTTAATAGCTACCATGCTTGGTTTTCTAGAATACTCTTAGATTTTATAATTGAAGAAGATATAGTTTCACTAGACGATATTAAATACGAAGCTGAAATTGATAAATATGTTTTACCTCGTCATAATATAAGTTATAAATATGCTTGCTACAGGAATTTATTAATAGCACTTGAAATTTTAGAGAAGTGTACAGGTGGTAATTACTACATTAATGAACTGCTATCTGATTTATTAGCGAAGCAAAATTCACGAAAGCTAAAGTTTACGGCAGAATCGTTATTGAAAAAGCTTGAAGAGCAGCGGATACAAGGTGAAAAAGGTGAGTTATTTGTTCTTAACTATGAGAAAAGAAGACTCAACACAAAGAAAGATATATCAAAAATAAAACGAATATCGATTTTAGATGTAACAGCGGGTTATGATATTGTTTCATTTAATGATATAAATTCAAATACAATTGACCGTTTTATTGAAGTGAAATCATATAATGGAAAGCCTCATTTTTATTGGTCAGCAAATGAAATTCAAGTTGCAAAAATAAAGTCTAAAAATTACTGTCTCTATTTAATTGATATAAACAAAATTTCTGATTGTGGTTATACTCCTATGATAATATGTGACCCAGTTTCATATTTTGATAATAATCAAGAATGGATTTCTAAGCCCCAATCATACTTGTTTAAAAAAATTATCTGA
- the istA gene encoding IS21 family transposase: protein MAGKPKPMSQIKQLLRLHQQGSPKKTIARDLGVSKNTVKAYLDKLSRLKTDVDSLLLLDDPVLEARFHPGNPAYKDERFEHFKGKLNYFTRELKRTGVTRKLLWEEYRMDYAQGYSHTQFCHHLSQHLIASKPSMVLQHQAGEKLFIDFAGKKLNYVDVQTGEVIHCQVFVACLPYSDYSFAMAVKSQSVGDFLYALGCSLEYFGGVPQVLVPDNLKAAIVKASRYEPDVNRAMEDFANHYGTTVIPTRARKPKDKALVENQVRLIYTRIYAKIRNLQFFSLKDLNQAIGQKNREHNQTRMQQKPYCREERFLADEKHLLSSLPEQPFELKYYRTLKAAKNNHVYLSEDKHYYSVPFAYIGVKVKVIYTRSMVYIYAKGKQVAVHIRSYGKGTYSTDREHLCSAHNHYLDRSPGYYLRKAQTGCPELHELISMVFKQNKHPEQLYRTCDGLLNLHRKTNPENFRKACKVALKYEICSYRFLLNVINNKTSDMIDQINKPALPEHRNIRGKTYYSQSTLKLNSYDAN, encoded by the coding sequence ATGGCTGGAAAACCAAAACCTATGAGTCAGATCAAACAATTACTGCGCTTGCATCAGCAAGGAAGCCCAAAGAAAACCATAGCCAGGGATCTGGGTGTAAGCAAGAATACCGTGAAGGCGTACCTGGATAAACTATCCCGATTGAAAACGGATGTTGACAGCCTGTTGTTGCTGGATGATCCCGTATTGGAAGCCAGGTTTCATCCCGGTAATCCAGCCTATAAGGACGAACGCTTTGAGCATTTTAAGGGAAAACTGAATTACTTTACCCGTGAACTGAAACGTACCGGAGTTACCAGAAAGCTATTGTGGGAAGAGTACCGTATGGATTATGCACAAGGCTACAGCCATACTCAGTTCTGCCATCACCTGTCACAACATTTGATTGCTTCCAAACCATCAATGGTACTGCAGCACCAGGCGGGCGAGAAGCTTTTTATCGACTTTGCCGGAAAGAAACTGAACTACGTGGATGTGCAGACCGGAGAGGTGATCCACTGTCAGGTCTTTGTGGCCTGCTTGCCTTATTCAGACTATAGTTTTGCCATGGCTGTAAAGAGTCAAAGTGTTGGTGATTTTTTATACGCTCTGGGATGTAGTCTGGAATACTTTGGAGGAGTCCCTCAGGTACTGGTACCGGATAACCTGAAGGCGGCCATCGTAAAAGCCAGCAGGTATGAACCCGATGTTAACCGGGCAATGGAGGATTTTGCCAACCATTACGGCACCACTGTGATTCCTACACGGGCACGCAAACCAAAGGACAAGGCACTTGTTGAGAACCAGGTTCGGCTGATCTACACAAGGATTTATGCAAAAATACGGAACCTGCAGTTTTTTAGTCTGAAAGACCTGAATCAGGCCATCGGCCAGAAGAACCGCGAACACAACCAGACCCGTATGCAGCAGAAGCCTTACTGCCGTGAAGAGCGTTTTCTCGCCGATGAGAAGCATCTGCTCAGCAGCTTACCGGAACAGCCTTTCGAGCTAAAATACTACCGGACACTTAAGGCAGCCAAGAATAATCACGTCTACCTGAGTGAAGACAAACACTACTATAGTGTGCCATTCGCCTACATTGGAGTGAAGGTAAAGGTCATTTACACCCGCTCCATGGTTTACATTTATGCCAAAGGCAAACAGGTCGCTGTGCACATACGAAGCTACGGTAAGGGAACCTACAGTACCGACCGGGAACACTTGTGTTCCGCCCACAACCATTACCTGGACCGAAGTCCCGGGTACTATCTTCGAAAAGCTCAGACAGGCTGTCCTGAACTCCATGAGTTAATCAGTATGGTCTTTAAGCAGAATAAGCATCCCGAACAGCTGTACCGGACCTGTGACGGACTCTTGAACCTGCATAGAAAAACCAATCCGGAAAACTTCAGGAAAGCCTGTAAGGTGGCCTTGAAATACGAGATCTGTTCGTACAGATTCCTGCTTAATGTGATCAATAACAAAACCTCAGACATGATAGATCAGATAAATAAACCGGCTTTACCCGAGCACCGGAATATCCGCGGAAAAACCTATTACTCACAATCCACACTTAAATTGAATAGCTATGATGCAAATTGA